In Hwangdonia lutea, a single window of DNA contains:
- a CDS encoding phytoene desaturase family protein, translating to MKQSVSIIGSGFSSLAASCYLAQEGYKATVFEKNKTIGGRARQLKKDGFVFDIGPTWYWMPDVFERFFADFNKKPSDYYTLEKLNPAYSVYFGKDDFITIEDTLEKIIKAFEKEESGSSIKLKKFISDAKDNYNVAIKDLVYNPGISPLELITPTTIKKINQFFSTIKRDVRKEFKNERLIKILEFPVLFLGAKPSDTPSFYSFMNYADFGLGTFHPKKGMYQVILAMENLAKELGVTIKTETNIDKIIVENGTAKGIVSNDNTYLSDIVVSGADYHHTETLLEKSYRQYTEKYWSKKTFAPSSLLFYVGFNKKLKQVNHHTLFFDVDFETHAKAIYDNPKWPENPLFYASFPSKTDSSTAPQNKEAGIFLIPLAPGLADTEALREQYFEKIITRFENLTSQSVKKDIIFKESFCINDFINDYNSYKGNAYGMANTLLQTAFLRPKLKSKKVNNLYFTGQLTVPGPGVPPSLISGKLVANLVTKHHS from the coding sequence ATGAAACAATCAGTTAGTATAATAGGCTCAGGATTTTCTTCGTTAGCAGCGTCTTGTTATTTAGCGCAAGAGGGCTATAAAGCAACAGTTTTTGAGAAAAATAAAACCATTGGTGGTCGTGCAAGACAACTTAAAAAGGATGGCTTTGTTTTTGATATTGGTCCCACTTGGTATTGGATGCCCGACGTTTTTGAACGGTTCTTTGCCGATTTCAACAAAAAACCTTCAGATTACTATACGTTAGAAAAACTCAATCCGGCTTACAGCGTTTATTTTGGAAAAGACGATTTTATAACGATTGAAGATACGCTGGAAAAAATCATCAAAGCTTTTGAAAAAGAAGAATCCGGTAGCTCAATAAAATTAAAAAAGTTTATTAGCGATGCTAAAGATAATTACAATGTCGCCATAAAAGATTTGGTTTACAATCCTGGTATTTCACCGTTAGAGCTGATTACACCAACAACCATAAAAAAAATAAATCAGTTTTTTAGCACTATAAAACGAGATGTAAGAAAGGAATTTAAAAACGAAAGATTGATTAAAATCTTGGAGTTTCCCGTTTTGTTTTTAGGCGCCAAACCAAGTGACACACCGTCGTTTTATAGTTTTATGAATTATGCCGATTTTGGTTTGGGCACTTTTCACCCTAAAAAAGGGATGTACCAAGTGATTTTAGCTATGGAAAATCTCGCTAAAGAACTTGGTGTAACGATTAAAACAGAAACCAATATTGATAAAATTATAGTTGAAAACGGAACAGCAAAAGGCATTGTTTCAAATGACAATACTTATTTGTCGGATATTGTTGTAAGTGGCGCAGATTACCACCATACCGAAACCCTTTTGGAGAAATCATACAGACAGTACACAGAAAAATACTGGAGCAAAAAAACATTTGCCCCCTCTTCCCTACTATTTTATGTTGGTTTTAATAAAAAATTAAAACAGGTCAACCATCATACTTTATTTTTCGATGTCGATTTTGAAACCCATGCCAAAGCTATTTACGATAACCCAAAATGGCCGGAAAACCCACTATTTTATGCCAGTTTCCCTAGTAAAACCGATTCGAGTACAGCACCCCAAAACAAAGAAGCTGGTATATTTTTAATTCCTCTTGCTCCAGGGCTCGCAGACACAGAAGCACTTAGAGAACAATACTTTGAAAAAATAATCACGCGATTTGAAAATTTAACTTCACAAAGTGTAAAAAAAGACATTATATTTAAAGAAAGTTTTTGCATTAACGATTTTATAAACGATTACAACTCCTATAAAGGCAATGCATACGGAATGGCAAACACGCTGTTACAAACAGCATTTTTAAGGCCTAAACTGAAAAGCAAAAAAGTAAACAATTTGTATTTCACAGGGCAATTAACCGTACCCGGTCCCGGAGTTCCACCGTCGTTAATCTCAGGGAAATTAGTGGCAAACCTCGTAACAAAACACCATAGTTAA
- a CDS encoding LacI family DNA-binding transcriptional regulator has product MGFKKVSLKDISKELGVSQSLISFVMNGKAKEMRVSDAMVEKILKKADEMGYKANPMAQALRTGKSNTIGLIVADISNSFYSKIARSIEDEATEHGYHVIFGSSDENDKRSTELINLFYDKKIDGLIISPAKGDRDNLMKLQNSGFPIVLIDRYFSENESNIVVANNLSGSYEIVKRLIKNGNKKIGYITHGTDSSVVRYRYQGYVKALKEFELELNHQIIRKVSHINNEQEIETNVKDLIENHDIDSIFFFNNTMAIEGGKIIREYNKSSGRNLGIGCFDSSRYLELLGIPYVSAVQQVEKLGEVSMRLLMRQINSTSQLNEKKVLTARLIDKLG; this is encoded by the coding sequence ATGGGGTTTAAAAAAGTAAGTCTTAAAGATATTTCAAAAGAATTAGGGGTGTCTCAATCATTGATTTCATTTGTTATGAATGGTAAAGCAAAAGAAATGCGCGTAAGTGATGCCATGGTTGAAAAAATACTAAAGAAAGCAGATGAAATGGGCTATAAAGCCAATCCCATGGCCCAAGCTTTAAGAACAGGAAAATCGAATACTATTGGGCTTATAGTAGCCGATATTTCTAATTCATTTTATTCTAAAATAGCTCGTAGTATTGAAGATGAGGCAACCGAACATGGGTATCATGTGATTTTTGGAAGCTCGGACGAAAATGATAAAAGATCTACCGAGTTGATCAATTTATTTTATGATAAAAAGATAGATGGCCTAATTATATCTCCAGCAAAGGGAGATCGGGATAATTTAATGAAGTTACAAAACAGTGGTTTTCCCATTGTATTAATAGATAGGTATTTTTCTGAAAATGAAAGTAATATCGTAGTGGCCAATAATTTGTCTGGATCTTACGAGATTGTAAAGAGGCTAATTAAAAATGGTAATAAAAAAATAGGGTACATTACCCACGGAACGGATTCTTCGGTGGTAAGATACAGATATCAAGGATATGTTAAAGCACTTAAAGAGTTTGAATTAGAACTCAATCACCAAATAATTAGAAAGGTTTCCCATATTAATAATGAGCAAGAAATTGAAACTAATGTGAAAGATTTAATAGAGAACCACGATATTGATTCGATTTTTTTCTTTAACAATACCATGGCTATTGAAGGCGGTAAGATTATTAGAGAATACAACAAATCTAGTGGTAGAAATTTAGGAATTGGCTGTTTTGATAGTTCCAGATATTTGGAGCTGTTAGGGATTCCTTATGTATCGGCAGTTCAACAAGTTGAAAAATTAGGGGAAGTTTCAATGAGGTTATTAATGCGTCAAATTAATTCAACTTCGCAATTAAATGAAAAAAAAGTTTTAACCGCAAGACTTATTGATAAACTTGGCTAA
- a CDS encoding sterol desaturase family protein, translating to MQTLLWILVFLGTYCFMEFMAWFTHKYIMHGFLWSLHKDHHKKDHDSWFERNDLFFIFYAIVSIGFFLLWRYNDLWIGLPIGIGIFAYGLSYFIVHDIFIHQRFKLFRNANNWYAKGVRRAHKIHHKHLEKEKGECFGMLFVPFKYFKK from the coding sequence ATGCAAACCTTACTTTGGATACTTGTTTTTTTAGGCACCTATTGCTTTATGGAGTTTATGGCGTGGTTTACACATAAATACATTATGCACGGGTTTTTATGGAGCCTACATAAAGACCACCACAAAAAAGATCACGATAGTTGGTTTGAACGCAACGACCTGTTTTTTATTTTTTATGCCATCGTCAGTATTGGTTTTTTTCTACTTTGGAGGTATAACGACCTTTGGATTGGTCTGCCCATTGGCATTGGCATTTTCGCATACGGCCTATCGTATTTTATAGTACATGATATTTTTATTCACCAACGTTTTAAACTCTTCAGGAATGCCAATAATTGGTATGCCAAAGGTGTGCGGCGTGCCCATAAAATACACCACAAGCATTTGGAAAAAGAAAAAGGTGAATGTTTCGGGATGCTGTTTGTGCCCTTTAAATATTTTAAAAAATAA
- a CDS encoding MerR family transcriptional regulator: MNNIQVNFSIKDLENLTGIKAHTIRIWEKRYNLLSPNRTETNIRNYSLNSLQKLLNISYLNNNGLKISKIASLKEEEIPIKVREIASRAQVEDHAINAFKMAMINFDQVLFYNTYNNLIENKTFSDIFYTVFLPLLNDVGLLWQTSTITPANEHFISNHIKQKILINIERLQSLEPKPNSKTFVLFLPENEIHDIGLLFINYQLRSKGYHTIFLGESVPMDSLKDLHEFFDDITFISYFTIYPEAETIEDYLNKFNKLLLENRPSSFMVLGSKLASVELSNLPEKVNVFNSIENLIKNL, encoded by the coding sequence ATGAACAATATTCAGGTCAACTTCAGCATAAAAGATTTGGAAAATCTTACTGGTATAAAGGCCCATACTATAAGAATTTGGGAAAAGCGTTATAATTTACTCAGTCCAAATAGAACCGAAACCAACATTAGAAACTACAGTTTAAACAGTTTACAGAAACTGTTAAACATCTCTTATTTAAACAACAATGGGCTAAAAATATCTAAAATTGCCAGTTTAAAAGAAGAGGAAATACCAATTAAAGTTAGAGAAATTGCATCGAGAGCCCAAGTGGAAGACCATGCCATTAATGCCTTTAAAATGGCGATGATTAACTTTGATCAGGTTCTTTTTTACAATACATACAATAACCTTATAGAAAACAAAACCTTTAGCGATATATTTTACACGGTGTTTTTACCTTTGTTAAACGACGTTGGTTTACTTTGGCAAACAAGCACGATTACCCCAGCGAATGAGCACTTTATTTCCAATCACATCAAGCAAAAAATTCTTATAAACATTGAAAGACTGCAAAGCTTGGAACCCAAACCTAATTCTAAAACATTTGTTCTGTTTTTACCTGAAAACGAAATACATGATATTGGCTTGCTCTTTATAAATTATCAATTAAGAAGTAAAGGTTACCATACTATTTTTCTTGGCGAAAGCGTGCCTATGGATAGCTTAAAAGATTTACACGAATTTTTTGACGACATTACGTTTATATCCTATTTTACCATATATCCTGAAGCAGAAACCATTGAAGATTATCTAAATAAATTTAATAAATTGCTCTTGGAAAATAGGCCATCTAGTTTTATGGTTTTAGGCTCAAAACTCGCCTCAGTAGAATTATCTAACCTGCCTGAAAAAGTAAACGTGTTTAATTCTATTGAAAATTTAATAAAAAATTTATAA
- a CDS encoding D-2-hydroxyacid dehydrogenase — translation MKIVVLDGYTLNPGDLSWNGIEQFGDLVVYDRTGFETEEIIKNIGDAEAVFTNKTPLSKEVLTQVPQLKYIGVLATGYNIIDVNTAKALGITVANVPTYGTKAVAQFAMALLLEMCHHVGDHSKAVKDGAWTKSLDFCFWNTPLIELDGKTLGIIGFGEIGQATAKIAQAFGLNILAYSRSKKPELETETCKYVSLDELLNASDIISLHCPQTEATTGIINKNNIDKMKDGVMLINTSRGGLIVEEDLKNALNSGKVAGAAVDVVSTEPIKADNPLLSAKNCIITPHIAWAPKASRTRMMQTAVENLKAYLEGDPINVVN, via the coding sequence GTGAAAATTGTAGTATTAGATGGGTACACGCTTAACCCAGGAGATTTAAGTTGGAATGGTATTGAGCAATTTGGCGATTTAGTGGTTTATGACCGAACTGGTTTTGAAACCGAAGAAATCATAAAAAACATAGGCGATGCCGAAGCTGTTTTTACAAATAAAACCCCATTGTCAAAAGAAGTTTTAACGCAGGTTCCTCAATTAAAATATATTGGGGTTTTGGCAACAGGTTATAATATAATCGATGTTAATACCGCAAAAGCATTGGGTATAACCGTTGCTAATGTGCCTACTTACGGTACTAAGGCCGTGGCACAATTTGCTATGGCTTTGCTGCTTGAGATGTGCCATCATGTGGGCGATCATTCTAAAGCGGTAAAGGACGGAGCTTGGACCAAATCATTGGATTTTTGTTTTTGGAACACACCGCTCATAGAACTGGATGGAAAAACCTTGGGGATTATTGGTTTTGGGGAAATAGGTCAAGCTACAGCTAAAATAGCTCAAGCTTTCGGTTTGAATATTTTGGCTTATAGCCGAAGTAAAAAACCAGAATTGGAAACCGAAACCTGTAAATATGTGTCGTTGGATGAACTGCTAAACGCATCAGATATCATTAGTTTACATTGCCCTCAAACCGAAGCCACAACGGGAATTATCAACAAAAACAATATTGATAAGATGAAAGATGGCGTGATGCTTATTAACACATCCCGTGGGGGTTTGATAGTTGAAGAAGATTTAAAAAATGCCCTAAACTCGGGTAAAGTTGCTGGAGCCGCCGTTGATGTTGTTTCAACCGAACCCATAAAAGCGGACAATCCGTTGCTAAGTGCCAAAAATTGTATTATAACACCCCACATTGCCTGGGCACCAAAAGCATCGAGAACCCGAATGATGCAAACGGCGGTTGAAAATTTAAAAGCTTATTTGGAAGGAGATCCTATTAATGTGGTTAATTAG
- a CDS encoding SusC/RagA family TonB-linked outer membrane protein: MILVLVFATCNMYANVNLLPSLGDGVAENIFQDVIITGTITDKNGAPLPGANVLAKGTSVGVVSNFDGDYTIKVPDGVTTLVVSFIGFADQEININGRTEINITLLESAEGLNEVVVTALGIKRSKRSLAYSITKIDGDDFTETRETNIANGLAGKVAGVSVTKPASGPGGASRVIIRGNSSLTGNNQPLYVVDGIPIDNTNRGTAGEWGGSDGGDGIGNLNPDDIETMSVLKGNSAAALYGSLASNGVILITTKKGKTNQGLQVEINSNYVFEEAINHLDPQTEYGHGLLGQKPTTQTEAWDAGEFSWGAKLDGSSVIQFDGVSRPYSYSGDNFDKFYRTGSTFTNTIALSGGAERLGYRFSASNMENESVMPNSGMKRQTFSMNMHGSALDDKLSFQTSAQYIFQNVRNRPQLADSPYNAHYSVWQLPVTINVLDLRGDPDRLGANPEDATDLYGSTMGQKGYELLPTSSIWFQNPYWAAYQQTNNIGKNRILASASLQYEINDWAYVKARGGVDQFDRITEDVFPTGTGHNLTGGMNQGQLKYKQSNFDVMVGSSHEFDNGIAYDFLAGANKMRLQENGTYAYGNNFALPFFYSIANGINNGGSSSFAKLGSHSVYGQAEISYKNWLFLTGSARNDWFSVLDGRDIFYPSVGVSAVLSDVLKLPEAINYAKVRTSWAQVGGVGDINAYSLNQTYSLGRAQLGIPRGAITSGSVRNANLNPLLVTELELGFNLQFFNNRLGVDFSYYDKKTEDDILSAGISYTSGYSSTIVNIGELSNKGVELLLTGTPVMTDNFKWDVSFNMGYNKSEVVSLVDPENDEERFNIGLSRARHAWVTHIEGMPFGQITGSVYLRDSNGEIALDANGLPQVDTDAGTVAFGTGVHPFNAGLQNSFRYKDWRLSFLIDMRDGAVGHSGTNQQLYRRGVHKNTLVGRETGIGGRPASEIRNYYTKIFNDIAEEFIYDAGFIKLRELSLGYNVPSKFLEKTFIRKASISAVGRNLWLIHSNVDNIDPESSYNAGNAQGLDFFAMPQSTSFGFNVNLTF; this comes from the coding sequence TTGATACTGGTATTAGTGTTTGCTACATGTAATATGTATGCAAATGTTAATTTGTTGCCCTCTTTAGGAGATGGCGTTGCTGAAAATATTTTTCAGGACGTTATTATTACGGGTACAATTACCGACAAGAACGGAGCGCCATTACCAGGTGCTAATGTATTAGCCAAGGGAACTTCAGTGGGTGTAGTTTCTAATTTTGATGGCGACTACACAATAAAGGTACCAGACGGTGTAACAACCTTAGTTGTTTCATTTATTGGTTTTGCCGATCAAGAAATAAACATTAATGGAAGAACAGAAATCAATATAACATTATTGGAATCTGCTGAAGGGTTAAATGAAGTTGTGGTTACCGCTTTAGGTATAAAAAGGTCTAAAAGATCTTTGGCTTATTCCATTACAAAAATTGATGGTGATGATTTTACAGAAACACGTGAAACTAACATCGCAAATGGGTTGGCAGGCAAGGTAGCTGGTGTAAGTGTTACCAAACCAGCTTCTGGACCTGGGGGTGCCTCGCGTGTAATTATTCGTGGAAACTCTTCGCTTACAGGAAATAACCAACCGCTTTATGTAGTTGATGGAATACCTATTGATAACACCAATAGAGGTACTGCTGGAGAGTGGGGCGGATCAGATGGAGGCGATGGTATTGGTAACTTAAACCCAGACGATATCGAAACCATGTCTGTGTTAAAAGGTAATTCTGCCGCTGCACTATATGGCTCTTTAGCCTCAAATGGGGTTATTCTTATTACAACTAAAAAGGGGAAAACCAACCAAGGGCTTCAAGTAGAAATAAACTCGAACTATGTTTTTGAAGAAGCGATAAATCATCTAGATCCCCAAACCGAGTACGGTCATGGACTTTTAGGACAAAAACCAACAACACAAACCGAAGCCTGGGACGCTGGAGAGTTCTCTTGGGGTGCCAAATTAGATGGCTCTAGCGTTATTCAGTTTGATGGGGTGAGCAGACCTTATTCTTATTCTGGAGATAATTTCGATAAATTCTACCGCACCGGTAGTACATTTACAAATACCATAGCATTAAGTGGTGGAGCGGAACGCTTAGGATACAGGTTTTCGGCTTCAAATATGGAAAACGAAAGTGTTATGCCAAATTCTGGAATGAAGAGACAAACGTTTAGTATGAACATGCATGGAAGTGCATTAGATGACAAACTGTCCTTTCAAACCAGTGCGCAATATATCTTTCAAAATGTTAGAAACAGACCACAATTGGCAGATTCTCCATACAACGCGCATTACAGTGTGTGGCAATTACCGGTAACAATCAATGTTTTAGATTTAAGAGGCGATCCAGACCGTTTAGGGGCTAACCCTGAAGATGCCACAGATTTATACGGTAGTACCATGGGGCAAAAAGGTTATGAGTTATTGCCAACTAGCTCCATTTGGTTTCAAAATCCATATTGGGCAGCTTATCAACAAACCAATAACATTGGTAAAAATCGTATCCTTGCGAGTGCTTCGCTTCAATATGAAATTAACGATTGGGCATATGTTAAAGCCAGAGGTGGTGTTGATCAATTCGATCGTATAACAGAAGATGTTTTTCCAACAGGAACGGGACACAACTTAACTGGTGGCATGAATCAAGGCCAGTTAAAATATAAACAATCTAATTTTGATGTCATGGTAGGTTCAAGCCATGAATTCGATAATGGTATTGCCTACGATTTCTTAGCAGGAGCCAATAAAATGCGACTACAAGAAAATGGTACTTACGCTTACGGTAATAACTTTGCCTTACCATTTTTCTATTCCATAGCAAACGGTATAAATAATGGTGGTAGTAGTTCTTTTGCTAAATTAGGGTCACATTCTGTTTACGGTCAGGCCGAAATATCATACAAGAACTGGTTGTTTTTAACAGGTTCGGCAAGAAATGATTGGTTCTCGGTGTTAGACGGTAGAGATATTTTCTATCCTTCTGTTGGGGTAAGCGCCGTTTTATCAGATGTGCTTAAATTGCCGGAAGCTATAAATTATGCTAAAGTAAGAACCTCATGGGCCCAGGTTGGTGGTGTAGGCGATATTAACGCGTACTCTTTAAACCAAACTTACAGCTTAGGTCGAGCGCAATTAGGTATCCCGAGAGGTGCCATTACAAGTGGCTCAGTAAGAAATGCCAATCTTAACCCATTATTGGTAACAGAGTTAGAGTTAGGTTTTAATTTGCAGTTTTTTAATAACAGATTAGGTGTAGATTTTTCATACTACGACAAAAAAACCGAGGATGATATTTTAAGTGCTGGTATTTCTTATACCTCAGGATACAGCTCTACCATTGTAAATATTGGTGAACTGTCTAATAAAGGTGTCGAGTTGTTATTAACCGGAACTCCAGTAATGACAGACAACTTTAAATGGGATGTGTCCTTTAACATGGGCTACAATAAAAGTGAAGTAGTTAGTTTGGTTGATCCTGAAAATGACGAAGAGCGATTTAATATAGGGTTAAGTAGAGCAAGACATGCATGGGTAACCCATATTGAAGGCATGCCTTTTGGGCAAATTACAGGTAGTGTATATCTTAGGGATTCTAATGGTGAAATAGCATTGGATGCCAATGGACTGCCACAAGTAGATACCGATGCCGGTACCGTGGCCTTTGGCACAGGAGTACATCCTTTTAATGCCGGCTTACAAAACAGTTTTAGATACAAAGACTGGCGCTTAAGCTTCTTAATTGACATGAGGGATGGAGCCGTAGGACATAGTGGTACCAACCAGCAATTATATCGCAGAGGGGTGCATAAAAACACCTTGGTAGGTAGAGAAACCGGAATTGGTGGCCGGCCAGCAAGCGAGATTAGAAATTATTATACTAAAATATTCAATGATATTGCTGAAGAATTTATTTACGATGCAGGGTTTATTAAATTAAGAGAACTTTCGCTTGGTTACAATGTACCTTCAAAATTTTTGGAAAAAACCTTTATACGTAAAGCAAGTATCTCGGCAGTAGGACGAAACCTTTGGTTAATACACTCAAATGTAGATAATATAGATCCAGAATCTAGTTATAATGCCGGTAATGCCCAAGGATTAGATTTCTTTGCCATGCCACAGTCAACCTCGTTTGGGTTTAATGTGAATCTTACTTTTTAG
- a CDS encoding TlpA family protein disulfide reductase: MKINKPKKSTIIFLIMIALLLIPQTRKPIQVFIQKGLALISPSIIDDNKQSQIADYNWKLKDENGTIFNFEENKGKVILVNFWATWCPPCIAEMPSLQKLYDDYNDKIDFVFVSDESFKKINSFLEKNNYTFKVYNQASQSDFFNVRGIPRTFLIDKQGKVVIDKTGAANWNSDSVRSTIDALLKK; this comes from the coding sequence ATGAAAATTAATAAGCCTAAAAAAAGCACCATCATTTTTTTAATAATGATAGCCCTTTTGTTAATTCCGCAAACACGAAAGCCTATACAAGTATTTATTCAAAAAGGTTTAGCGTTAATTAGCCCATCGATAATAGACGATAATAAGCAATCTCAAATTGCCGATTATAACTGGAAGTTGAAAGACGAAAACGGAACTATTTTTAATTTTGAAGAAAACAAGGGAAAAGTCATTTTGGTTAATTTCTGGGCCACTTGGTGCCCGCCATGTATTGCGGAAATGCCAAGTTTGCAAAAACTTTATGATGACTATAACGATAAAATTGACTTTGTATTTGTTTCAGATGAATCATTCAAAAAAATAAATTCGTTTTTAGAAAAAAACAACTATACTTTTAAGGTCTACAATCAAGCTTCACAATCAGATTTTTTTAATGTAAGAGGCATTCCAAGAACATTTTTAATAGACAAACAGGGCAAGGTGGTAATTGATAAAACGGGTGCTGCCAATTGGAATAGCGACTCGGTTAGAAGTACCATTGATGCACTGCTTAAAAAATAG
- a CDS encoding phytoene/squalene synthase family protein, producing the protein MKSLFDTVSYNSSKLVTKTYSTSFSLATKMLHGSIRGHIYNIYGFVRFADEIVDSFHNFNKEALFNRFSEDLELALKNKISLNPILNSFQHTFHKYSIDKDLVDAFMDSMRMDLHKTKYLTEDEFKAYIYGSADVVGLMCLKVFVKGDNEKYNELKEMAMSLGSAFQKVNFLRDLKADFEGLNRTYFPNTDLKNLDEFSKQSIIDDIELDFEKGLNGIKKLPIEAKFGVFMAYRYYRQLLKKLKNTPALQIKNARIRVSNPKKVELLMRSYVKYQLNLM; encoded by the coding sequence ATGAAATCACTTTTTGATACCGTTTCGTATAATTCCAGCAAGCTTGTAACTAAAACGTACAGTACGTCTTTTTCATTAGCCACAAAAATGCTGCACGGCTCTATTAGAGGTCATATATACAACATTTATGGTTTTGTGCGTTTTGCCGATGAAATTGTTGATTCCTTTCACAATTTCAATAAAGAAGCGCTATTTAATAGATTTAGTGAAGATTTAGAACTCGCCCTAAAAAATAAAATCAGTTTAAATCCCATTTTAAATTCATTTCAGCACACCTTTCACAAATACAGCATTGATAAAGATTTGGTTGATGCTTTTATGGATAGTATGCGCATGGATTTACATAAAACCAAATACCTAACCGAAGATGAATTTAAAGCCTACATCTATGGTTCGGCAGATGTTGTGGGTCTTATGTGTTTGAAAGTATTTGTTAAAGGCGATAATGAAAAATATAATGAATTAAAAGAAATGGCCATGTCATTGGGTTCTGCGTTTCAAAAAGTGAATTTTTTAAGAGATTTAAAGGCCGATTTTGAAGGTTTAAACCGAACGTATTTCCCGAATACAGATTTGAAAAACCTTGATGAATTTTCAAAACAAAGCATCATTGATGATATTGAACTAGATTTTGAAAAAGGATTAAACGGCATAAAAAAACTGCCTATTGAAGCCAAATTTGGTGTATTTATGGCATACAGATATTACAGACAATTATTGAAAAAACTAAAAAATACACCTGCTCTACAAATTAAAAACGCGCGTATTCGGGTTTCAAACCCAAAAAAAGTAGAGCTCTTAATGAGAAGTTATGTAAAATATCAACTAAATTTAATGTAA
- a CDS encoding lycopene cyclase family protein yields MSHSSHFDYIIIGTGLAGLQLALKMASDVFFDDKQIALIDYSKKNTNDKTWSFWETEASQWSNIIHKSWRKASVITSQKTIDLQLKPYVYKSIRSIDFYNKATSKLKKHSNFHFIIDRVNSVKEENESVIITAKQNTFTASHVFDSRVPESFSLNSKHNISINQHFKGWIIKTDFGAFDDSKLIMMDYRLKDGNQTTFTYVLPFSKTEALVEFTYFTEQLVNEETYDKFIKTYIKEYLNIDNYTIAETETGIIPMTNFPFEKYHTKRITKIGTGGGWVKGSTGYSFKHTEKKTTKIVENIKANKTPSNHLIKRKYKFYDKVFLKVLKDENGKGEWIFQQFYAKNSVKTMFKFLDEESTFFEDLKIMSSLFSLSFIKAFFRTL; encoded by the coding sequence ATGTCCCATAGTTCCCATTTCGATTACATCATTATAGGAACTGGTTTAGCTGGTTTACAATTGGCTTTAAAAATGGCTTCCGATGTTTTTTTTGATGACAAACAAATTGCGTTAATTGACTATTCCAAAAAAAACACAAACGATAAAACTTGGAGTTTTTGGGAAACTGAAGCTTCGCAATGGAGTAACATCATTCATAAATCTTGGCGCAAAGCTTCGGTTATTACGTCGCAAAAAACGATCGATTTACAGCTTAAACCTTATGTTTATAAATCCATTCGTTCTATTGATTTTTACAATAAAGCTACATCTAAACTCAAAAAACACAGCAATTTTCATTTTATAATAGATCGTGTAAACTCGGTAAAAGAAGAAAATGAAAGCGTTATTATTACCGCAAAACAGAATACATTCACAGCCTCGCATGTTTTTGATAGTCGAGTTCCCGAATCCTTTTCATTAAATTCTAAACACAACATATCCATCAATCAACATTTTAAAGGTTGGATTATTAAAACTGATTTTGGAGCGTTTGATGACTCTAAACTTATTATGATGGATTATCGCTTAAAAGACGGCAATCAAACTACATTCACATACGTTTTGCCATTTTCTAAAACAGAAGCTTTGGTGGAATTCACCTATTTTACAGAGCAGCTTGTAAATGAAGAAACTTACGATAAATTCATTAAAACCTATATTAAGGAATATCTAAACATTGACAATTATACCATCGCTGAAACTGAGACTGGAATAATTCCAATGACCAATTTTCCATTTGAAAAATACCATACCAAACGCATCACTAAAATTGGCACCGGCGGTGGCTGGGTAAAGGGTTCCACAGGTTATTCGTTTAAACACACCGAGAAAAAAACCACAAAAATTGTTGAGAATATTAAAGCCAATAAAACACCTTCAAACCATTTGATTAAAAGGAAATATAAGTTTTATGACAAGGTGTTTTTAAAAGTTTTAAAAGATGAAAACGGTAAAGGCGAATGGATTTTCCAACAGTTTTATGCTAAAAATTCGGTGAAAACCATGTTTAAATTCCTTGATGAAGAGTCTACATTTTTTGAAGACTTAAAAATCATGTCCTCACTTTTTTCACTTAGTTTTATAAAAGCTTTTTTTAGGACGCTTTAA